In the Engystomops pustulosus chromosome 2, aEngPut4.maternal, whole genome shotgun sequence genome, one interval contains:
- the LOC140118930 gene encoding uncharacterized protein isoform X1, giving the protein MRPTPYSMGCSHGRDIMVERNRKPEAIILWSVVLLIFMVPCSENCSISLTVETQLIDEMIDSLGSFCSMPVKILRKEHEEEQCDRWALVYEVYGLLEKLNFTHGKKNYVNKKTIIKSYVACIEEEDYDVKIAVDAYLQTVNMNLVEILQRVKDSILKLHNFEAELGSASECISYYYKHGQDNNDGTKGPQCACPSPTIPFSVSETSQTSLNYLSEFPSSAYTSSYSFPTSALAEDMSASYPEKSTQGLDSTVTFTDVPSDLTPLTTIVNHSYSDTTEQSGDYADYPHTPPDFPVNSTEFPNDIQDPSNVTLHPSQTRTHPVQVTKEASNSGTEGMYESVVPPTIENPILPTSSHMKREFSTFMEPDEIQETTMSDISSHSSIGDVLQDSESMPSKEPGTETSSSSVTKIRRSLVNMDTFTKSDSSTHAVSGLFSGSNDPNAPLHNSVHTNIPYSGIGLSHPEAPEPTSQGRVIEDNNLGWASSYLSSTILTTKAEHSVFTPGPGGHLPLSDATNKPLISVHKSYNILPQQESNLAIHDRENSVSGPNYGSNMLPIIATEKSEDRTKNEHNQSNLQLLIVVPLVVLVLLFLCGFLYYRYQYRKLRRRLTMSCDQDLTINHIAESPEERVHLQIECDVV; this is encoded by the exons ATGCGACCCACTCCCTACAGCATGGGCTGCTCACACGGGAGAGACATTATGGTGGAAAGGAACAGGAAACCTGAG GCTATCATATTATGGAGTGTTGTGCTACTTATCTTCATGGTTCCATGTAGTGAAAATTGTTCCATAAGCTTGACAGTAGAAACCCAGCTCATAGACGAAATG ATTGATTCACTAGGTAGTTTCTGTTCTATGCCTGTGAAAATCCTACGTAAAGAACACGAG GAGGAGCAGTGCGACCGTTGGGCACTGGTATACGAAGTGTATGGCCTCTTGGAAAAACTGAATTTTACTCATGGGAAAAAGAATTATGTAAATAAGAAAACAATAATAAAGAGTTACGTAGCCTGCATAGAGGAAGAAGACTATGATGTTAAG ATTGCAGTCGACGCTTATCTCCAAACTGTAAATATGAATCTTGTTGAGATTTTGCAGCGGGTAAAGGATTCGATACTCAAACTTCATAATTTCGAGGCAGAATTGGGGTCAGCTTCAGAATGTATATCATATTATTACAAACATGGCCAAGATAATAACGATGGCACCAAAG GTCCACAATGTGCATGTCCTTCCCCAACAATACCTTTTTCCGTCAGTGAGACTTCCCAAACATCTCTAAATTACTTGTCAGAATTTCCAAGCAGCGCATACACATCAAGTTATTCCTTTCCTACCAGTGCCCTGGCAGAGGACATGAGTGCCAGTTATCCTGAGAAGAGCACACAGGGACTGGATTCAACAGTCACCTTCACAGATGTGCCAAGTGATTTAACACCTCTCACCACCATTGTGAATCATTCATATTCTGATACCACCGAGCAATCTGGGGATTATGCAGACTATCCCCATACTCCTCCTGATTTTCCAGTGAATAGTACAGAATTTCCTAATGATATCCAGGATCCATCAAATGTTACCCTCCATCCTTCTCAGACTAGAACACATCCTGTGCAAGTAACTAAAGAAGCATCAAATTCAGGTACCGAGGGCATGTATGAATCAGTGGTGCCCCCTACAATAGAAAATCCCATCCTTCCCACAAGTTCTCATATGAAGAGAGAATTTTCTACTTTCATGGAACCAGATGAAATACAGGAAACTACAATGAGTGACATAAGTTCACACAGCTCTATAGGGGATGTGCTTCAAGACTCCGAGTCTATGCCCAGCAAAGAACCTGGCACTGAAACATCTTCCAGCTCTGTGACTAAAATACGGCGATCTCTTGTAAATATGGACACATTTACCAAGTCAGATTCATCAACACATGCTGTCTCTGGCCTTTTCAGTGGTTCCAATGATCCAAACGCCCCCCTTCATAATTCTGTTCATACAAACATCCCATATAGTGGAATAGGCTTGTCTCACCCTGAAGCCCCTGAACCCACTTCCCAGGGGAGAGTCATAGAGGATAACAACCTTGGCTGGGCTTCCTCTTATCTATCCTCTACTATATTGACCACTAAAGCAGAACATTCTGTGTTTACTCCTGGGCCTGGAGGCCACTTACCACTTTCAGATGCTACAAATAAACCATTGATAAGTGTTCATAAGTCTTACAATATTCTTCCACAGCAAGAGAGCAACCTAGCTATTCATGACAGAGAAAACAGTGTTTCAGGTCCCAACTATGGCTCTAATATGCTCCCTATCATTGCAACAGAAAAGTCTGAAGATAGAACAAAGAACGAACACAATCAAAGCAACCTGCAGCTGCTTATCGTGGTACCCCTTGTGGTGTTAGTGTTGCTGTTTCTATGCGGATTTCTGTATTACAGGTATCAATATCGG AAATTAAGAAGAAGATTAACTATGAGTTGTGACCAAGATCTTACTATAAATCATATTGCAGAGTCACCTGAAGAGAG GGTGCACTTACAAATAGAGTGTGATGTTGTGTAG
- the LOC140118930 gene encoding uncharacterized protein isoform X2, whose translation MRAIILWSVVLLIFMVPCSENCSISLTVETQLIDEMIDSLGSFCSMPVKILRKEHEEEQCDRWALVYEVYGLLEKLNFTHGKKNYVNKKTIIKSYVACIEEEDYDVKIAVDAYLQTVNMNLVEILQRVKDSILKLHNFEAELGSASECISYYYKHGQDNNDGTKGPQCACPSPTIPFSVSETSQTSLNYLSEFPSSAYTSSYSFPTSALAEDMSASYPEKSTQGLDSTVTFTDVPSDLTPLTTIVNHSYSDTTEQSGDYADYPHTPPDFPVNSTEFPNDIQDPSNVTLHPSQTRTHPVQVTKEASNSGTEGMYESVVPPTIENPILPTSSHMKREFSTFMEPDEIQETTMSDISSHSSIGDVLQDSESMPSKEPGTETSSSSVTKIRRSLVNMDTFTKSDSSTHAVSGLFSGSNDPNAPLHNSVHTNIPYSGIGLSHPEAPEPTSQGRVIEDNNLGWASSYLSSTILTTKAEHSVFTPGPGGHLPLSDATNKPLISVHKSYNILPQQESNLAIHDRENSVSGPNYGSNMLPIIATEKSEDRTKNEHNQSNLQLLIVVPLVVLVLLFLCGFLYYRYQYRKLRRRLTMSCDQDLTINHIAESPEERVHLQIECDVV comes from the exons ATGCGG GCTATCATATTATGGAGTGTTGTGCTACTTATCTTCATGGTTCCATGTAGTGAAAATTGTTCCATAAGCTTGACAGTAGAAACCCAGCTCATAGACGAAATG ATTGATTCACTAGGTAGTTTCTGTTCTATGCCTGTGAAAATCCTACGTAAAGAACACGAG GAGGAGCAGTGCGACCGTTGGGCACTGGTATACGAAGTGTATGGCCTCTTGGAAAAACTGAATTTTACTCATGGGAAAAAGAATTATGTAAATAAGAAAACAATAATAAAGAGTTACGTAGCCTGCATAGAGGAAGAAGACTATGATGTTAAG ATTGCAGTCGACGCTTATCTCCAAACTGTAAATATGAATCTTGTTGAGATTTTGCAGCGGGTAAAGGATTCGATACTCAAACTTCATAATTTCGAGGCAGAATTGGGGTCAGCTTCAGAATGTATATCATATTATTACAAACATGGCCAAGATAATAACGATGGCACCAAAG GTCCACAATGTGCATGTCCTTCCCCAACAATACCTTTTTCCGTCAGTGAGACTTCCCAAACATCTCTAAATTACTTGTCAGAATTTCCAAGCAGCGCATACACATCAAGTTATTCCTTTCCTACCAGTGCCCTGGCAGAGGACATGAGTGCCAGTTATCCTGAGAAGAGCACACAGGGACTGGATTCAACAGTCACCTTCACAGATGTGCCAAGTGATTTAACACCTCTCACCACCATTGTGAATCATTCATATTCTGATACCACCGAGCAATCTGGGGATTATGCAGACTATCCCCATACTCCTCCTGATTTTCCAGTGAATAGTACAGAATTTCCTAATGATATCCAGGATCCATCAAATGTTACCCTCCATCCTTCTCAGACTAGAACACATCCTGTGCAAGTAACTAAAGAAGCATCAAATTCAGGTACCGAGGGCATGTATGAATCAGTGGTGCCCCCTACAATAGAAAATCCCATCCTTCCCACAAGTTCTCATATGAAGAGAGAATTTTCTACTTTCATGGAACCAGATGAAATACAGGAAACTACAATGAGTGACATAAGTTCACACAGCTCTATAGGGGATGTGCTTCAAGACTCCGAGTCTATGCCCAGCAAAGAACCTGGCACTGAAACATCTTCCAGCTCTGTGACTAAAATACGGCGATCTCTTGTAAATATGGACACATTTACCAAGTCAGATTCATCAACACATGCTGTCTCTGGCCTTTTCAGTGGTTCCAATGATCCAAACGCCCCCCTTCATAATTCTGTTCATACAAACATCCCATATAGTGGAATAGGCTTGTCTCACCCTGAAGCCCCTGAACCCACTTCCCAGGGGAGAGTCATAGAGGATAACAACCTTGGCTGGGCTTCCTCTTATCTATCCTCTACTATATTGACCACTAAAGCAGAACATTCTGTGTTTACTCCTGGGCCTGGAGGCCACTTACCACTTTCAGATGCTACAAATAAACCATTGATAAGTGTTCATAAGTCTTACAATATTCTTCCACAGCAAGAGAGCAACCTAGCTATTCATGACAGAGAAAACAGTGTTTCAGGTCCCAACTATGGCTCTAATATGCTCCCTATCATTGCAACAGAAAAGTCTGAAGATAGAACAAAGAACGAACACAATCAAAGCAACCTGCAGCTGCTTATCGTGGTACCCCTTGTGGTGTTAGTGTTGCTGTTTCTATGCGGATTTCTGTATTACAGGTATCAATATCGG AAATTAAGAAGAAGATTAACTATGAGTTGTGACCAAGATCTTACTATAAATCATATTGCAGAGTCACCTGAAGAGAG GGTGCACTTACAAATAGAGTGTGATGTTGTGTAG